One Paraburkholderia agricolaris genomic region harbors:
- a CDS encoding glycosyltransferase produces MTNSSAAAQCSLDDVAVLMPAYNGQADVDLTLASFSESTLVHVLIVDDGSTPPIVAPVLANMKIDVLRMPQNGGIERALQTGIDALAQRGFRYAARIDAGDRSVPQRLARQRGFMESHPQVAGLGMWTQVVTREGKPLFLLTPPAEPDQIRRLRFFRSCLAHPSMMLRIDAVRAVGNYRAAYPSAEDLDLFVRLMERYDCANLPELGLYYELNEGGISATKRRRQVNSTLRLQLRYFNATNPYDWLGLAKNLLHLVTPYRALQQVKRRLLAPRASH; encoded by the coding sequence ATGACGAATTCATCCGCCGCTGCGCAGTGTTCCCTCGACGACGTCGCCGTCCTGATGCCCGCGTACAACGGCCAGGCCGACGTCGATCTCACGCTGGCCTCGTTCAGCGAAAGCACGCTGGTCCATGTACTGATTGTCGACGACGGCAGCACGCCACCGATCGTCGCACCGGTGCTCGCCAACATGAAGATCGATGTGTTGCGTATGCCGCAGAACGGCGGCATCGAACGCGCATTGCAAACCGGCATCGACGCCCTTGCGCAGCGCGGCTTTCGCTACGCCGCCCGCATCGACGCGGGCGACCGCAGCGTGCCGCAACGGCTCGCCCGACAACGCGGGTTCATGGAGTCGCATCCGCAAGTGGCCGGCCTCGGCATGTGGACACAGGTCGTCACGCGTGAAGGCAAACCGCTGTTCCTGCTGACGCCGCCCGCCGAGCCGGATCAGATCCGGCGCCTGCGCTTCTTCCGGTCGTGCCTCGCGCACCCGTCGATGATGCTGCGCATCGACGCGGTCCGTGCGGTCGGCAACTATCGCGCGGCGTATCCTTCCGCCGAGGATCTCGACCTGTTCGTACGCCTGATGGAACGCTACGACTGCGCGAATCTGCCGGAACTCGGCCTTTATTACGAGTTGAACGAAGGCGGCATTAGCGCCACCAAACGGCGCCGCCAGGTCAACTCGACGCTGCGGCTGCAACTACGCTACTTCAACGCCACCAACCCGTACGACTGGCTGGGTCTCGCCAAAAATCTGCTGCACCTGGTGACGCCCTACCGCGCCTTGCAACAGGTCAAGCGCAGGCTGCTTGCACCGCGCGCGAGCCATTGA